CATTGGTGTGCAACTGGCTGTTGACGGCCATGTTGGACGCGTTGTCACCCGTAAAAAATGAATTGATGCCAAGCGCGGCCATAAGCCCCGTGCTGTCCACGCCCATGGCGAATTTGACGTTGCTGGCCGGATTGGACTCGATAAGCAGCTTGCCGTCCTGAATGCTGGCCTTGAGCATGTTGACGCCCGGCGCGCTGCTGTCGGGGAAGCTGCTGTTGATGACGTTGCACACGTCCTGAAGCGTATGCACGCTCGGGTCAAAATTCACCGTGCCGGGAGGCGTTATGGAACTGAAATCCAGCGAGTTTGTGCCGGAAGCCGTTGCCCGGAGATCGCCAGTGGTCTGGTCGTAAAAATAGATATTGAGATTGCCGCTCTGGAGCTTGTCGGCATACGGCAGGGTGGTCTGGGCCGAGCCAAGGGGCTGCTGGGCGCTCAGCACCTGCTGCGTGCCCTGGGCATAGGTCAGCAGTTCCGTACCGGTTCCCTGGCTGTGCAGGCGGTTTACTTCCCAGATAAGAGAAGAGGCCACGGCGTCCAGCTCATCAAGATAGCGGCCGCAGTTGTCGTCGCGCACGGTATAGTAGGCGGTCAGCTTGCCACCGGTGGCGCGGTTCTTGTTTTCCGAACCGTCAAGATAGGTCTGCGGCGTGATGTTCTGGGGGCCGCGTGTGGGCTCTATCCAGTACAGGCCGTTCTTGGGCATGATGTCGAACTTGTCGCCAGCCGTGAAATTGTTCGTTTCGGAGAAGGATATCTTGAGATCCTTGACCTTTACGGGGTCTACCTTACCATCGCCGTCAACGTCGGTGATGTCATAGTGCAGTTCTTTGCCGTTCTCGTCACGCAGCCACGTTTTGCCGCCGTCCAGAGAAACGCGAAAGCTCGGCGGCGGCGTGTCGCCGACGTTGCCGCCGTTAAGAATTTCAACGGTGTATTCGTGGCTGTCGGAACCCTGAAACTCCACGTTGCCCGTATACGCCGAGCCAGCCGTAAGATTGCTTTCGGCGCGCGGCCCCATGACCTTGAGTTCATTGACGCTCTGCCCCTGCACCAGCGGCTGCCCGGTGGTGAGTTGCACGGTGAAGTTGCCCTTGCCGTTGTCGATGGTTTCCACATCCACAAGTGTGGCCAGCTCGCGCACCATCTGGTCGCGCTGGTCAAGCAGGGCATTGGGATTGCTCACGCCGTCAACGGTATTGGTCGTGATCTGCCTGTTAAGGTCGGCAATGCCCTTGGCCAGGGTGTTGATACGGTCCACCGACTGGTTGATGGACACGTCCATTTCGCTCTGAATGGCCTTGAGGCTTGCTGTTGTGCTGCTGAACATGTCGCTCAGATTGTCGGCACTGGAAAGCAGGCTCTGACGATAGGCATTATCGTCCGGAAGCTTGGTAAGATCTTGCCACCCCTTGAAAAAAGCGCTCATGGACGAGCTTATGCCCGACCGGTTGGACTCGTTGAACAGGTTTTCAACCGAACTGAGCACAGTATCCTGCTCTGTCCAGCGGGAAGAATTGGTGGACTGCCTCACATAGGATCGCTCAAGAAAAGCGTCGAAAAAGCGCAGTATCTGCTGGGCGTTGACGCCCATGCTCTCGCCGCCGGGCTTGGAGATAATGGTGCCCGCGTCGCGCTGATCCACATAGCGACGGGTATAGCCCGCGGTGTCGGCATTGGCTATGTTGCTGCCAGTGACCGATATCCATGCCTGGGACGCATTGAGCGCCGTTTGCCCCATGTTAAGCAGACCGCTAAGCATGACTTAGAGCCTCCCTGAAATAAGCGCGGCTTCGGGATGGCCGTGAGGGCGCATACCGCCCCGGC
Above is a genomic segment from Desulfovibrio sp. containing:
- the flgK gene encoding flagellar hook-associated protein FlgK, whose protein sequence is MLSGLLNMGQTALNASQAWISVTGSNIANADTAGYTRRYVDQRDAGTIISKPGGESMGVNAQQILRFFDAFLERSYVRQSTNSSRWTEQDTVLSSVENLFNESNRSGISSSMSAFFKGWQDLTKLPDDNAYRQSLLSSADNLSDMFSSTTASLKAIQSEMDVSINQSVDRINTLAKGIADLNRQITTNTVDGVSNPNALLDQRDQMVRELATLVDVETIDNGKGNFTVQLTTGQPLVQGQSVNELKVMGPRAESNLTAGSAYTGNVEFQGSDSHEYTVEILNGGNVGDTPPPSFRVSLDGGKTWLRDENGKELHYDITDVDGDGKVDPVKVKDLKISFSETNNFTAGDKFDIMPKNGLYWIEPTRGPQNITPQTYLDGSENKNRATGGKLTAYYTVRDDNCGRYLDELDAVASSLIWEVNRLHSQGTGTELLTYAQGTQQVLSAQQPLGSAQTTLPYADKLQSGNLNIYFYDQTTGDLRATASGTNSLDFSSITPPGTVNFDPSVHTLQDVCNVINSSFPDSSAPGVNMLKASIQDGKLLIESNPASNVKFAMGVDSTGLMAALGINSFFTGDNASNMAVNSQLHTNVNLIAAGAVNGQSQANKGDGSTATAIGALATKDVTISTTWKTVSNQSLGEYYATLVTTVGADRRLSKTNSEYHTSLTTDLGDRVSSVTGVNLDEEMSNLIKYQHSYTAAAKLITTADQMLQTLLGLKQ